The segment ACCAAGAGAAAGGGATATTATAAGATATTAAAGCAACAACCTGAGGAGATGATGAGctcttaaaaatttttattctttgtttaggtttgtttttttctgttcttttctagATCCTAGTGGCCAATGAGCAAGCTTGCAAGTTGCTTGGGTGCAGTAGTCAGGAACTCATTGGTCAAAAGCTGTCCCACTTGATATCCAAATCTGGCCAAGAGGCATGGGAAGCAGTGGGTGAGGAGTACCTAGAGACTTCTGAATGTTCATCAGTGGTTTCTGGAGCTGTGGTATGTCAAATGTTCAAGGAAATGTTCCCCACAACATTAAGTGGTTTTGTAGGCTATATTTAACTCCATGGGCATTTGGCAATTATGTCATTTGCAGGACTACTTGGTTTAAAAGTTTGTAGGTGTGGGAATTCAAAGGGCAAACGATGATTTAAGGGGACACCCATGAGAACCTTGTAGCTGTCAACACATGGAGTTACTGTGACATGATCAAATCAGAACTTTAAGGTCATTAGATTTTTACAAAATTGCTTAACAAGGAAAAAGTCTGTTGTGGAAAATTTCCCAATTGTCTGGtccttaaaaatgtatttaaattttttaaaatatattttaaatatcaattTGGATTGTGCATATTATAAAGATTGAAGCCATTGAAATACTATGAAATGTCTGTGTCAAAACACCATAGTTAGTGCAAAAGAGTGGAATTGATATTTTGTCTAGAATGGGGTTATTTATAAGAGAGCTGCATGAGAAAATCTccatattattttgttttgctgctgttgtgaGTTGCCACTAGAGAGCCCTTGGAAAATGAGCTCCTATTCTTTCTGGTGTGTTATTTTTGGACTGAAATTGTTGGTATCTCAGAGCCTTATCTTCCTGAATCCTCAGCTGGATATGGGGTGGGGGCAAAGATCTAATTTTGAttcagtgaaaattaaaattaaatgtctgAGAGACTTAATCTGAGCTGTTCCAAACACTTTATAGGAGTCACTGTGTAAATCATAAACCCATTCTGTCAAGATaatataaaaatcataaaaggCTTGGGATGAGCCTTGTTCTGATCTGAGAAGAATCTCCTcccaaaagaaattaaactgctATTTTGCAGCTGAAAGTAAGGACTGTGTTACTAATGGGGAGTGTTCATTAGCACCATGGGACATCCCTTAAATAGGACATCTCTGAGAGGCACTTCACACTGAGTACAAGGTGTTAGAGTAGTACATTCATTATTCTGAAGTCTTTATGCCTTTAGACTTCCTGAGGTGAGGAGAGATGACACAAAAGTAATATTTGGTGTATtatttccagacatttaaatcTCTCTAttaaaactgtataaaaatctCTGTATTAAAACTGTTTGTTCccataaaataatattaagtAGTCAAGAAATGGTGTTTTTCTAATAATGACTGGGAGGTATCTTAGTGTCTTACTCCTGTTTGAAATTTGTTCTAAGTAACCACAGTCTTAGTAAGTCATGTCTCCATTTCTGGATCTGGTGGGAAGGTGGATGTTATTGGCCACCTCAATGAGAAGATCCCTGTCTCAGTCTGGCTGAGGCAAATAAGAAGCAAGGACACCCAGTGTTGTGTGGTTGTGCTGGAACCAGTGGAGAGACTTTCAGCTCGTGTCTCCTTCACAGCTGAGGTAAGTGTTTTCCTAACAGTCAAACGAGTGCAATTTGTGAGAGGTTGTGTGGGAGTGGAAGGTGTCTGaaaggcagcaggcacaggttGCTGTTTGTGAACATGGACTGTGTCCTTGGCAGGgcctgagagcagggctgagcatgcaggagctctgcatGGATCCCTGGTGAGGCTCACCCTGATGTGTTTGACAACCCACACAGAAAtgctctctctctcctcagGAGATGTCTTATCCTTGAGCGGTGTTGGTTTGGCAGGGGGTTGATTCTTTGGGGTGTGGATGTCCTTGTGAAGGGATCATCTGTCTGGGCacccctgcctctctcctggaCAAAGGGCAGGCTCCCTGCACAGTGATATGGGAATATTGGTTTAAGCTGGGTCTGCTTTTGCTGAGTGAGTTGTGTTCACCAAAGGACTGCAGAATGAAATTCCCTGCCACTGCTTGGCTAACTGCAGAAACCATTGTCAAAGCATTGAGTGGACTGTAGCTAAAATGTTAAAGTTTTAACAATCCTGTAAATTTTCCTCCCCAGGGAAACATTACATCCTGTGATCTCCTTTATGCTCATCTCCATGGCTACCCAACATTGGAAGCAGTAGTTGGACTCCACATAAAGGACCTGATTCCTTCTGTGCAAATCCCTCCTCTgggcaaaaaaatcccaaaggtATAGTACCAGCACCAGCCTCATTCTTCCACAGCCTTCTCTTTTGGGGTGCatgctgctttctctccttacacaacagaagaaagaaggtTTCCTTTCCAGAGAGAAGCCTGATTCCCCTGGAAAAGGGTGGGCTGCCTTTTTGTGGAGCTGCTGTCTGAAGATTTCCTAACCTGGGATGAGACCATGCCCTGACCTCTCACTCCTAGCTTTGTAAGACACTGTGCTCTCTCTGTAAGCTCTTCAAGATTCCTTCTAATTCTTTAGCCCATTTCAATCATGTCTGTCTGAGGAGTGAAAGAATTCCCAGGTCTTGTAAATGCCATGAAAATGGGCAGACAGGGAGTTGAAGGAGGGCTTCTTATGAATGCCTAGTTTGTTGAAAAGCTGCAGCATAGACTGGTCTTCATCTTCAGGAGATTTATTTGGTAGTTTAGCACTGGATTCCAAATCCTTAGAAAAATAGATGTTGTTAATTTTGATACTCACAAGATtggttccttttcttttcctgctccttttccctgggaattcccgTGTCATTTTATATGAACAATGCAATATACCCAAAACATTTGTTCAGTTAGAGGATTTGTTTgacttttgtttgcttgggttttCTTGCTTTGATTCAGAACCTCAGGATCCAGCGAGCTGCAGGCCGATGCAGAGAGGGCACCCTGTTTCCTCTCAGTTTAAAGCTGGAAGTCACCCATCTGGAGGAGCAGCAAGCAGTGCAGAAAGATGAGATTCCACAGGCAGAAGACTCTCTCCCAGGCTATCAGTACTCTGCCACAGTTGTGGTTTTCTCCACCATCAGTGGTCTGATCACTGTCCAGTCAGATGGAATCATCTGTGGCATCACGGATAGTTTTGCTTTAATGCTCTTTGGCTATGAGAAGAAAGATCTGTTGGGAAAGGTAAGATAAGTTCATATCCTCCCAGTAGACTGCTACATGTGGCAGCATACCCACTGGAATTGTGAAGCTGTTTTAACTCCTTGCCATCACAAAACCCCTGTGTTCCACATGTTTGGTGAGTGAGGTGTGGGATGACATGAGAATTCCCATGCTGGGATTGCTAAGActtgcagagctgaggagctgctatGGATTTCAAGCAGCCCAAAGCAAGGTGCACAGTTCTGTGCTCTCCACTGGTCATGTAGATCACTTTTGCCTGGCTGTCCATGAGAATCAGGCTCACAAACAGGGATTGTCAGCATTTGCCCCCATCCTGTGAGAGCTGGCTTAGCTTTAAaggttttgttctttgttttagAACATTACATTCCTGATCCCTGGTTTCTATAACAACATGGGAAGATGCAGTGGCTGTTCTTtgcctttccctcctctggATGATCCCACAGGGACAGAAGGTGAGTGCCTTTTTGAAGGTGTCAGTGCCTGCCTTacagctggctctggctgctttAACCAAGGGGAAATGAGCAGAGACACAAGGTTCACCCACAAACATGAGAGCATTCTTCATTAAAGCAATGCTCCTCcatgcagttttaaaatcagGTTTCCACTATAACCTCAGGTAAAGAGAATTGTTCACCTAAGGTTGAGCTTCTCTGTTCGTTGCCAAGATAAAACTGAATATCCAGTTTGGAAATTACAGTGAGCATAGAGAACACTTTGTACTTAACAAgcacttcccttccctcccttccctgctaGGACCTtgtggtattttaaaatgtgtgaaataTAGCTTTTGTGACTTATTGCAGCAGAGCTGTAGCTACTTAGGATTaatattttaagggaaaaatcTGATATTCTGAATTGGCTTGTGCTGCTGGCTAATAGTCAATGTTATGGTTGCTGTATTTCAATCAGGGAGGCATCACTTATTCCCCTGATGCAGTTTGCATCAGAATTTACCAAAATGTTACTTTTCTGAACACAGCATGAAtaaacagaagcaaagaaaCCTCGTGTTTCCATATCTGCctttccagccagctctgcccaacACAAAGAACACCAGCAAGCTCAAGCTTTCATCCATATAACATTTTAGGCTGGttttatctctgttttcttccccctatttctttttctcactgcTTAGAAATGAACATCTATGCTGAAACCAATGCACCCCACTGGAACATAGAAGAGTTAGTAGCCAGTGTACAATTTCTTAGGTAATTCTTTGATGAAATGATGCCCCTAATCTAGGAATACAGCTCTTCAGTGAGGAAGCATTGTTGGCACTCAGCTCTCACTAATTAAACATTGTTCTAGACTCAAATCTAGATTTGTTCACTCATTACCTTCTTCTACAGCAATAATACTTGGTTTATTTCATCTTCCAAACTCAGGTTTTTCTTCTGATCTGTTGTCACTGGGGAAGGAAAGAGCTTCATCTGCTCTTCTTTCAAACTCTATTTTTTATCTTACAACTTCAGTGAGTTACATAAATCCACTTCAAACCTTTTCATTTATGGGTTTGGAAAGGGCTGTATATATGTggtttgagcttttttttttttttttttaatgctgctgctgtatgatcattttaatttcagtctCTTTACACTATTGGCAGTTTTTTAGGCCTCTGAACTTCAATTCAAGTAGCTAACATGTGATACCAATATCTGCCCAAGGGCTTTGctagaaaagcaaattttggcAACCCTAAAACATGTAGATTCCTGCATGTGGTGATTTCAAAGTGGAGTGGAATGCTTGTATTTTGACTGTTTTGCCTCAATCAAGCCTTTTATACTCAATTCCTTAGGGAAAAGACAGACCAAGGCAGTtccaagtttatttttaatcactgtAGCCTCTGAAGCCCAAATATAAGAGTTTAAAttggtgtggttttgtttcctgtttggTACAGAGAGCAGCTTCCTGGCTCCATCTTTAGCACACCTTCTGTTAAGAGATGAAGAGCAGAAATTGGAGCAACAACACAAAGATGACAAACTAATACATGATGAGAATAAACAAAAGAATGGGAccagtttcttttctcctccctcaccTCCTGAAGCAGCATCCACCCCCAATAATAGGTAGGCATTTCACAGACTGCATATTCACTTGACAAAATGAAGAGCTGTGATGGCAATCACCagcaaaagctgattttttcaCCTGTTTGATGTCTGTGGGAAGGTGTAGCAAGAGCCTTCCATGCTTTGCTGTCTTTAGAATCTGAGTGCTGTTTGCAAgacaggctgagctgtgcctgccttagatttttatttttatctgcacAAGCTACCATTGTAAAGGTACAGAAATTCCAGCTCTAAAGGGGACCAAATGTTTCATCCAGATGAAGGTAATTAGGCTCACTAATCATAAACAGTGGATGTTTATCTCCTTCCAGCTGGTGTTGCACTGAAATCAGGTTATCTGGAGGGAATTCTGAGTGTTATTCCTTCTGGTGCTTGGCAGAACTGTCAGGTCATCCATTAAAACAGGGTAATGTGTTCCTGAAGTCCAGCCATTTTTTCTTGTACATTTCCAGGTCTTTTCCCTGTTACAAGGTTAGAAATTCTGTAGAAGGACATATCTGATGCTCATGGCCCACCTTAAGTCAAATTTTAAGCCTTCCACATTAACAATTCTAGCTACAACTCTGCCTCAGTTGTGGTTTTCTCCACCACAGTAAATATTTACTATCCACTTTAAGGTAGAGACTATTACAGCACAGatcttgctgctttttaaagtgGCTGATGGAGTCATTTTTGTGCTCTCCTGGTTTACATCTCTCATATCATACTTGTAAGTAAAGACTGTAAGCTCTCTGCTTCATTGTTTTTCTATGCTGTATTTTTACTAATGGAAATGTTTGCAAAATACCTTGTGCCATGGATGGATTATTAAAGGTACAgttctgcatttatttatttattaagtaTTTATATAAACTCTACAAATCTCTATTAAGCTTTTGTATTTTCCCTGTTAGAGACTTTTGAACATGGTATAATTCTGGAAATCAAGGAATATTTTAAGCAAACACTTTAGGCGGATAAAAAGGTTTGAAATGtgatcattttaaaaatcatcacaCAAGTGACCTGATGTAGATATTCTGCATACTTCCTAAACAGTTCCATTATTAATGGCCTAACATAAAACTAATTGATTTAGTCTAAAATATTACAGGTAGCTGGGCAATAGCTGTTTTTTCAGGGCTTGGGTTTCTGTCAAAGCATATCTCCAAACCCTGGTGGATGGAGACATCCATCTGCTGTTGGACAGACAAGGGAACTTCTGCTTTCAGGACTGGAAGCATCCTGCTGAGGCCTGAGCAGCAGGCCTAAGCACCAAATTGACTTAAAAGATGAATCTTGAGCATGGTGCTATTAATACCATCAAAGTCCTTTAGTTAAAAATAGATGATCAAAACATTCATATTAGTTGTTCTTAATGCCAAACCTGCTGTTGTAGAGACATTTGTGTAACCTTGTGTGAGGTTTATTAAGAAATTGTCCCAACAGATGTCCCTGGAGTTTTGTTAGTAGAATATTTTAGGCAAAACCCTCTCAGCCCTGGCTGGTTGAGGAGTGGGCCATCAGAACCAGATGTTTTCTGCACAAAAAGTCATTTGGACTGTTTGATTGGGGCCTATAAAGCTGGACCTCTTTTTTGGGCAAACTTGGTGACCTCACCTACAAGTGGATGCCCTGCATGGGATTTTCCCAATTGCTGGGAAGGGTTCTCCAGGTCCTCACTGAAAAAAGGTGCTGCCCAGCAATTGCAGACTCTGGATGATGGTAAAATATTTAAGCAATTGCTGATGGATCTTTCtcaatcactttttttttctcctatagTAATGATCAGATGCATCACCTTGCTTATTTTTGCTTGTTGCTAAAGCTGAGTGAGTAATAACCTTGTTTTAtcagctgtatttattttcttctgtgttgctTCAATATTAATAGTAAAATGAGACCATCCTTTCCATTGGTGTCTGTGCCCATTCCATCACCCCCATCAACTGGCAAAACACCTCCCCTGTGCattaggttggtttttttttctgtggtggtAAATGGTTTATGAtttatatttagaaattaaGCTAGAGAAGGAAATTATCCATAGGGAAAGAGTGTCATTTGAGTGTACCTGCTCTTTGGTGAATTTGTCAGGATTTTGGTTGCCTGTGCAAacagctttttgcttttaaacttgAAATAAATCTGTTGGTCCAGGTTTTAAATAATGACCATATGAAATGGGTATTACACAGTAGGACAGTTTTCTTATTTGGTAATCATGATGTTGCTGGTCACTTTGAGTCTTTGCACTGAGGACAGCCTTGCTACAGATGGGCTCTCAGTCCATCAGACCCTTATCCCAAAAGCTGGCTTGACACAAAGAGCAGTGGCACAGTATAGAACAGTGGAAACTGCAGGATAAATAATTCTCAAAAGATGCTCTCTGCAAGGCTCTCTCACATCACCTGACTCACAGCAGTGGGATTTAGGTCAGAACTTGGAGACTGCAGAGAGAAGCTGTCACAGGGCAGGATCTCCTGCAGTAACAGTTGCCTGTTTGTTCCAGACCAGAGGACAATCTGAATGCACCAGCCTGTGACCCTGTCaagctgccttctgcagccACCTGCAACTcacctggaacaccaacactgGATGAGCCATGGCCTGGGACAGCTCTCACCTGCAGACAAGACTCGAAAAGCCACATGGTTCCAGGGCAGGTGTCAAAAACAAACTGGATGTGTGATGCAAAacattccagcctggagcacacTGCTGTTGACAGCTGCCTGCTAAATGATCCTTTGCCCTTCTTTGCATGTGAAGGAAAAACTGGCTGTGATGTTTGCTCAGGAAATAAACCAGGCTGCAGTGCCtctgcaccaggagctgccacagcctctGGAGATGTGAAAGAATCTGAACTGAACTGTATTTGCTCTGGTCTTGAGGTACTGGGACTGAATGCTGGTGTCAGGGGGAGCTCAGGCAATTCTTTAGGTGTTACTGCAGCTCTTGCAGGAGGATGCTGCTCTGGTGTAGGGGACTCCAGTGTGCTAATTGAGACCAAGGGTGCCTTTTCCACTCATcaaggaaagcagctgctgagtgGTGCTGCCACAGAAGCTGATTCTGGATGGCTGGCCTCCAGAAGGCATTTACAAAACTCTGAGGAATCCTCCAAAGCATTTCCTGAGCAACCTGAAACCCTTGCAGAAACTGTGGGGGACAAGTCCCACAGAAATCCCCTGAAAAGCAAAGGTAAACCTGAAGAACACTGTCAGTTCCTCAGGCAGCAAAATATGGAGATGAAAGTAACATCCACCCCAGTCAAAGAAGAAGGCAGGCTaaatccagcagctcctttgacCTGGGAGATTCTGGAAGGCAGCTACATTGGGAATTGCTGTCACAGAGATGGTTCACAGTTCAGTAAGTGAAACCTTGTCCCCTTCCCAAACTCTTATTGGGGTGCTCCTTTTCACCCACAGTTTTGAGAATGCAGGCAGTTCTGGTTAGAAACTCACagtggagaggaaggaagaagcatctagaagaaaaaaatggtatttaagTCTACCCAGAGGGTATGAGAAAAGGAGGTGGTATAAAATACAAAGTTGGGAAGAAATTAATCCCCACTGACAAGTCAGAAATACTCtcaaaacacaatttaaaagtCTGAACCTGATAACTTTCTCtgaacaaaaaatacaaattccaCTGTAAAAGTgtaaattgcattaaaattgTATAATGGAATTTGCTTCATTCACTCCTTCAGCTGCATTCAGTGGCTTGTTGAATAAAATCCCTGGTTTTATGTAATCTAGAATAACAGTTGCAATGAGTAATCACAATTGGACACTGACAAGTCTCTGCTGGAGTGGAGCTCTGGGTAGCTGATAGGTACCTCTagaagagctgtgctggtgtcagCCCCTCTGATGATTCTTTACTGAGCACCTGTTCCCCAAATTCTGCCCTTTTTGTCAAGAGCTCTGAATTTTGTCCTAAAACATCTGTGCTCTTGTTCAAGACTGAAGTTACATTCTaccattttcatttcctcacaGGCATACTCTTTGAGGTGAaatgtgcagagctgcaggatcccACTGTGCTTTTCTGTGTCTGGGTGGTGAAAGGCTTTTCACAGAGCCAAAAAGAAGCTCTAGCAAAGACTCGGCTTTTGCTTGCCAGCCTGGCAAACTCTTCCCAGTCTGTTGCTGATCTTTCTACTAAAAGTCTTGGAGAAGTAAGAAATCCTGCCTTTGAATATTGAgcatttctctccttctttgACTGCTAAGCTGAAGCTAAAGTCAAGAAGATTTTCATATTAATGACATGAGTTGGTGGGATGAatgttgctgtttctttttttccctactttttttttttcatatactAAAACAAAATCTCAATTGCTATTTTGTAACACTTATGGTGCTACCTTCCCAGCCTGAACAGTGCAGTTTCAAACTGCAGGGTACTCACTATCATCTATAGCTATATCtctatacatatttatatacacatatatataacatatatatatatatacatatattatatatggAGTGCTGCTCTACCAAGGATTCCTCATTTTATCTATTCTTGCAGATGTGCATGTCCTTTTcagtatttattaattttataaatgtgATTCTGTGGCTGGTggttttttgctgctgttgtaaCCTATATATCTGTACTTAGGCCATCAGATCAGCTTCACTTTTCAACAATTCCCAAAGAGCTGAAGATCTTGAAGGATTACGAGCATGTGAGGGAGAATATGCAAAAAATTACAGCACTCTCAATCTTATTGGCAAAGGCTCTTTTGGCTTTGTCTGGAGTGCCAGGAACAAGAAAGATCAGCAGGAGGTGAAGTATTTCTTGTTGCTCTATTGCAATAATAATTTAGgatgaaaactgaaaagttAGAGCATTCATATTCTGTTAACATTATACTGTCAAAACCTTCTCTTGGgtagtttggggtttggttttgtttaaacaGAAACCTGTAATGGAAACAGGATAGCAAA is part of the Serinus canaria isolate serCan28SL12 chromosome 9, serCan2020, whole genome shotgun sequence genome and harbors:
- the PASK gene encoding PAS domain-containing serine/threonine-protein kinase, with protein sequence MAYSPSEGAILSSSAGLVLTHLNDSGMLSRSFPSGSKSRRSRLSGLCQLGASLPGEKWSSYCLSSLTARNICTSKTGNSWAQWHSASFSASTGSSCSFLHTLAGEGSSQHLPAAARNPHQAIFTVDASTTEILVANEQACKLLGCSSQELIGQKLSHLISKSGQEAWEAVGEEYLETSECSSVVSGAVVDVIGHLNEKIPVSVWLRQIRSKDTQCCVVVLEPVERLSARVSFTAEGNITSCDLLYAHLHGYPTLEAVVGLHIKDLIPSVQIPPLGKKIPKNLRIQRAAGRCREGTLFPLSLKLEVTHLEEQQAVQKDEIPQAEDSLPGYQYSATVVVFSTISGLITVQSDGIICGITDSFALMLFGYEKKDLLGKNITFLIPGFYNNMGRCSGCSLPFPPLDDPTGTEESSFLAPSLAHLLLRDEEQKLEQQHKDDKLIHDENKQKNGTSFFSPPSPPEAASTPNNRPEDNLNAPACDPVKLPSAATCNSPGTPTLDEPWPGTALTCRQDSKSHMVPGQVSKTNWMCDAKHSSLEHTAVDSCLLNDPLPFFACEGKTGCDVCSGNKPGCSASAPGAATASGDVKESELNCICSGLEVLGLNAGVRGSSGNSLGVTAALAGGCCSGVGDSSVLIETKGAFSTHQGKQLLSGAATEADSGWLASRRHLQNSEESSKAFPEQPETLAETVGDKSHRNPLKSKGKPEEHCQFLRQQNMEMKVTSTPVKEEGRLNPAAPLTWEILEGSYIGNCCHRDGSQFSILFEVKCAELQDPTVLFCVWVVKGFSQSQKEALAKTRLLLASLANSSQSVADLSTKSLGEAIRSASLFNNSQRAEDLEGLRACEGEYAKNYSTLNLIGKGSFGFVWSARNKKDQQEVIVKFIWKERVLEDCWVDDPDLGRVTQEIAILQKLQHPSIIKVLDVFENECFFQLVMEKHGSGLDLFTFIDNQPNLDEPLASYIFRQLVSAVGYLHCRNILHRDIKDENIVIAEDFTIKLVDFGSAAYLEPGKLFYTFCGTIEYCSPEVLSGKPYHGPELEMWSLGITLYTLVLGENPFCELEEALAAVLSPPHPVSEGLMDLLAGLLHPIPEQRMTLTRLAEAPWLRQPVNLADYTWQEVFASAEPADTSL